In Malania oleifera isolate guangnan ecotype guangnan chromosome 8, ASM2987363v1, whole genome shotgun sequence, a single window of DNA contains:
- the LOC131162917 gene encoding methyltransferase-like protein 2: protein MADSGVTDELSKFHKSGIYRLEGSNAVFIDPVRVLNRSYTRFRVSPSAYYSRFFEPQRADQHRVSVNTKKRKRRAKHEPRALNEKERAADRRHQQARPLLVRAHESLLGASELVLAMHSFRSDGCFPTECEELASPGVRQSFVELGKVWQAPFYEITLNICHHSEPTDDGGSPSVQCNEQRVFPIFDHLVMNETSEDVEAEFLNNQYIIPRKSCFYMSDLGQIHNLIPASSDHGFNLIVVDPPWENRSAHQKSMYLTLPNKHFLSLPIKQLSHTEGALVALWVTNREKLRAFVEKELFLAWGVRYVATFYWLKVKADGSLLCDLDLFHHRPYECLLLGCCHVEAMDTRNLSNFGTVQDDQVIISIPGDYSRKPPVGELLLEYVPGLKPARCIELFAREMMAGWTSWGNEPLHFQESIYFRREDDGRLI, encoded by the exons ATGGCGGACTCCGGAGTGACCGATGAGCTATCAAAGTTCCATAAGTCCGGCATTTACCGACTCGAAGGCTCCAACGCCGTTTTTATAGATCCCGTCCGAGTTCTCAACCGTTCCTACACCCGATTTAGGGTTTCTCCATCGGCGTATTACTCTCGCTTCTTCGAGCCCCAGCGTGCGGACCAGCATAGGGTTTCTGTAAATACAAAGAAACGAAAACGCAGAGCGAAACACGAGCCCCGGGCTCTCAACGAGAAAGAACGAGCTGCGGATCGTCGGCACCAG CAAGCAAGGCCTTTGCTGGTGCGAGCACATGAGTCTTTACTTGGAGCTTCTGAGCTTGTATTGGCCATGCACAGCTTCAGGAGTGATGGGTGTTTCCCAACAGAATGTGAGGAGTTGGCATCACCAGGAGTTAGACAATCTTTTGTGGAGCTTGGGAAGGTTTGGCAAGCTCCATTTTACGAGATAACTCTTAATATTTGTCATCATAGCGAGCCAACAGATGATGGAG GTTCACCATCTGTTCAGTGTAATGAACAGAGAGTGTTCCCAATATTTGACCACTTAGTCATGAATGAGACAAGTGAGGATGTGGAGGCTGAATTTTTGAACAACCAGTATATAATACCAAGGAAGAGTTGCTTCTATATG TCAGATTTGGGGCAGATTCACAACCTGATTCCTG CTTCATCTGATCATGGTTTCAATCTTATTGTGGTTGATCCACCGTGGGAAAACAGAAGTGCTCATCAGAAATCTAT GTATCTGACTTTGCCAAACAAACACTTTTTATCCCTTCCTATTAAGCAACTTTCTCATACAGAAGGAGCACTTGTGGCTTTATGGGTGACTAATAGAGAGAAATTGCGGGCCTTTGTTGAGAAAGAACTGTTCCTTGCATGGGGAGTCAGATATGTGGCTACCTTTTACTGGTTGAAG GTGAAGGCAGACGGCTCATTACTTTGTGATTTAGACCTCTTTCATCATAGGCCATATGAATGTCTCCTACTAGGATGCTGTCATGTGGAG GCTATGGATACTAGAAACCTGTCAAATTTTGGAACTGTACAAGATGATCAAGTAATTATTAGCATCCCTGGGGATTACTCGAGGAAGCCCCCAGTTGGAG AGTTGCTGCTGGAGTATGTACCAGGACTCAAGCCTGCCCGATGTATTGAGTTATTTGCAAGAGAAATGATGGCTGGATGGACTTCTTGGGGGAATGAACCTCTTCACTTCCAGGAGTCAATATATTTTCGAAGGGAAGATGACGGACGACTAATATAA